Proteins encoded in a region of the Frondihabitans sp. 762G35 genome:
- a CDS encoding CDP-glycerol glycerophosphotransferase family protein: MTPEERARAREADRRAAWRRRPVEPDTVLYESFNGNGALCNPEAIFRGLVADPRFARLTHVWSLSDENDNTAFRDEWSGDRRVRFVEPLSPEYDRALHTAKWLISNATFDRQFTKRPDQVLVNTWHGTPLKKMGFDIGDPASRVANVLRNFLQADVLLSPNPFTTDTLFLDAHRLHGLFEGRILETGYPRIDRQLGGPEVGARARALLAARGLDAGDRRIVLWAPTWKGTSFAKPEDDAESLFAATRDLQRLLDPERHLVLLKTHQVVHRFALAASGPADDVRSFLVPNDIPANVVLAASDALVTDYSSIFVDYLSLDRPIVFFAPDIDDYAGYRGLYLEPGVWPGPVTRDVEATAREILRLGETDDLGDAFRAFRARMAPLDDGRATERVIEAVFAGGEAGAGDGAGRIGEVPRDRTPRPRLLLAVPAAATPERFEEAMALANALDLDALDVSVVLSDSQRRAYRSAQAGFDRRIRQFVRQGELERPRAARFVERLDARLRRTSDHRASGPLRRMWDHEWRRVVGGARFDLVVDLVGTEPFWLTLLLHSGTRTAVWCPADDSTAPSTPKRVLARALREQTDVRFPASPALDTARALERVGILS, from the coding sequence GTGACCCCCGAGGAGCGTGCCCGAGCCCGGGAGGCGGATCGGCGTGCCGCGTGGCGGCGACGCCCCGTCGAGCCCGACACGGTCCTCTATGAGTCGTTCAACGGCAACGGCGCGCTCTGCAACCCGGAGGCGATCTTCCGCGGGCTCGTCGCCGACCCGCGATTCGCCCGCCTGACGCACGTCTGGTCGCTCTCCGACGAGAACGACAACACCGCGTTCCGCGACGAGTGGAGCGGCGACCGGCGGGTCCGCTTCGTCGAGCCGCTCTCGCCCGAGTACGACCGAGCCCTCCACACGGCGAAGTGGTTGATCAGCAACGCCACATTCGACCGCCAGTTCACGAAGCGCCCCGACCAGGTCCTCGTGAACACCTGGCACGGCACCCCGCTCAAGAAGATGGGCTTCGACATCGGCGACCCCGCTTCGCGCGTCGCCAACGTGCTGCGGAACTTCCTCCAGGCCGACGTCCTCCTCTCCCCCAATCCGTTCACCACCGACACGCTCTTCCTCGACGCGCACCGGCTCCACGGGCTCTTCGAGGGCAGGATCCTCGAGACCGGCTACCCGAGGATCGACCGCCAGCTCGGCGGCCCCGAGGTCGGGGCACGGGCCCGGGCGCTCCTCGCCGCGCGCGGGCTCGACGCGGGCGACCGGCGGATCGTGCTCTGGGCGCCGACCTGGAAGGGCACCTCGTTCGCGAAGCCGGAGGACGACGCCGAGAGCCTCTTCGCGGCCACCCGCGACCTGCAGCGGCTCCTCGATCCGGAGCGCCACCTCGTCCTCCTCAAGACCCATCAGGTCGTCCACCGGTTCGCCCTCGCGGCGAGCGGGCCGGCCGACGACGTCCGCTCGTTCCTCGTGCCGAACGACATTCCCGCCAACGTCGTCCTCGCGGCCTCCGACGCCCTCGTCACCGACTACTCGTCGATCTTCGTCGACTACCTCTCGCTCGACCGACCGATCGTGTTCTTCGCGCCCGACATCGACGACTACGCCGGCTATCGCGGCCTCTACCTCGAGCCGGGCGTGTGGCCCGGGCCTGTGACCCGCGACGTCGAGGCGACGGCTCGGGAGATCCTGCGACTCGGGGAGACCGACGACCTCGGCGACGCCTTCCGCGCGTTCCGCGCGCGCATGGCACCCCTCGACGACGGTCGGGCGACCGAGCGGGTGATCGAGGCCGTCTTCGCCGGTGGCGAGGCGGGGGCCGGCGACGGGGCCGGCCGGATCGGCGAGGTGCCGCGCGATCGGACGCCGCGCCCGCGCCTCCTGCTGGCAGTGCCCGCCGCCGCGACGCCCGAGCGCTTCGAGGAGGCGATGGCCCTGGCCAACGCCCTCGACCTCGACGCCCTCGACGTGTCGGTCGTCCTCTCCGATTCCCAGCGCCGCGCCTACCGGAGCGCGCAGGCGGGCTTCGACCGGCGCATCCGGCAGTTCGTGCGCCAGGGCGAGCTCGAGCGGCCGCGAGCCGCGCGGTTCGTCGAACGCCTCGACGCCCGACTCCGACGCACGAGCGACCACCGCGCGTCGGGGCCGCTCCGGCGGATGTGGGACCACGAGTGGCGTCGCGTCGTCGGGGGCGCCCGGTTCGACCTCGTCGTCGACCTGGTCGGCACGGAGCCGTTCTGGCTGACGCTGCTCCTCCACTCCGGCACGCGGACGGCCGTGTGGTGCCCGGCCGACGACTCCACGGCGCCGTCGACGCCGAAGCGCGTCCTCGCCCGAGCGCTGAGGGAGCAGACCGACGTTCGCTTCCCGGCCAGCCCCGCGCTCGATACGGCCCGCGCCCTGGAACGCGTCGGTATCCTTTCCTAG
- a CDS encoding glycosyltransferase: MNLKRLVTIPRRAARYEVLAFWRSRPIRRDTVFYEAFAGSGVLDNPEAIFRELLAAGDLAHLRHVWVVNDPDPEHPARVEFRGDDRVTFVRRGTVEYYRALATSGYLVNNATFPPEFGKRPGQVYLNTWHGTPLKTMGYDMPNGGLEAGNTLRNFVSADFLLSQNSFMTEQMYGRAYKLDGHFRGAIVEEGYPRVDRQSVSARERADVVRRLEARGATIGDRSIVLYAPTWKGTTFNDPSDDVEALGRDVARLQHLVGPEHVVLLKTHQIVERFSRDDPALRSVLVPNDLPTNVVLGLAGSLVTDYSSIFFDFLATGRPIAFYTPDKDDYAANRGTYFGDDDLPGVVSGDLDVIARALVAPGELPDAERHAAVRDAWQKRFASDAIDDSSRRVVDIVFRAKREGYRVLDLSRSERTSILIHLGALWSNGITSSALNLLEAIPSDRFDVSVVFNRTRSEQLRVNQARIAPTVRQFPRDGGMNGSKVLTLRRRLHDRRGRAVAHRESALQEQLWDDEWTRVFGDSTFDHVIDFSGYSPFWATLLLHAPGARTAMWLHNDLVSEVNRVVNGKRRMRFSMPAVFAHYDQYDSLVAVSRSLAEINRRRLVEYTGRPLEVGYARNLLDPARDAERAAVDLLDVPFPVTAADREEGLDRPPVVPAWARELADKGDSIWFVTVGRFSEEKNQARLLRAFARVHAEDARTRLLLIGHGALRSELEAQVDELGLADVAHVVGPLENPLPAVRASDCFVLSSLYEGQPMVLLEAAALDLPIVSVEFESVRDALPAGSIHVVAQEDDALADGMRAFLRGEVPPAHLDEAAYNVEALGEFFRATGIAAPSPAAGESDR, encoded by the coding sequence ATGAACCTCAAGAGACTCGTGACGATCCCGCGACGCGCGGCGCGCTACGAGGTGCTGGCCTTCTGGCGGTCCCGACCCATCCGTCGCGACACCGTCTTCTACGAGGCCTTCGCAGGATCCGGCGTGCTCGACAACCCGGAGGCGATCTTCCGCGAGCTCCTCGCGGCCGGCGACCTGGCGCACCTGCGGCACGTCTGGGTCGTGAACGACCCCGACCCCGAGCATCCTGCGCGGGTCGAATTCCGGGGCGACGACCGGGTGACCTTCGTGCGCCGCGGCACCGTGGAGTACTACCGGGCCCTCGCGACGAGCGGCTACCTCGTCAACAACGCCACCTTCCCGCCCGAGTTCGGCAAGCGCCCGGGCCAGGTCTACCTCAACACGTGGCACGGCACTCCCCTCAAGACCATGGGCTACGACATGCCGAACGGCGGGCTCGAGGCGGGTAACACGCTCCGGAACTTCGTGTCGGCCGACTTCCTCCTGTCGCAGAACTCCTTCATGACCGAGCAGATGTACGGGCGGGCCTACAAGCTCGACGGGCATTTCCGCGGCGCCATCGTCGAGGAGGGCTACCCGCGGGTCGACCGCCAGAGCGTGTCGGCTCGCGAGCGCGCCGACGTCGTGAGGCGGCTGGAGGCGCGGGGGGCGACGATCGGCGACCGCTCGATCGTCCTCTACGCGCCCACCTGGAAGGGAACGACGTTCAACGACCCGAGCGACGACGTCGAGGCCCTCGGCCGGGACGTCGCCCGGCTGCAGCACCTCGTCGGGCCGGAGCACGTGGTCCTGCTGAAGACGCACCAGATCGTCGAGCGGTTCAGCCGCGACGATCCGGCGCTCCGCTCGGTCCTCGTGCCCAACGACCTCCCGACGAACGTCGTCCTCGGCCTGGCGGGGTCGCTCGTCACCGACTACTCGTCGATCTTCTTCGACTTCCTCGCGACCGGTCGGCCGATCGCCTTCTACACGCCCGACAAAGACGACTACGCCGCGAACCGCGGCACCTACTTCGGCGACGACGACCTCCCCGGCGTCGTCAGCGGCGACCTCGACGTGATCGCCCGGGCCCTCGTCGCGCCCGGCGAACTGCCCGACGCCGAGCGGCACGCGGCCGTCCGGGACGCCTGGCAGAAGCGCTTCGCCTCCGACGCGATCGACGACAGCTCGCGCCGCGTCGTCGACATCGTGTTCCGGGCGAAGCGCGAGGGCTACCGCGTCCTCGACCTGTCGCGGTCGGAGCGCACGAGCATCCTGATCCACCTGGGCGCCCTCTGGTCGAACGGGATCACGTCGTCCGCGCTCAACCTGCTGGAGGCGATCCCGAGCGACCGGTTCGACGTGTCCGTGGTCTTCAACCGCACCCGCTCCGAGCAGCTCCGGGTGAATCAGGCCCGGATCGCCCCGACCGTGCGGCAGTTCCCCCGCGACGGCGGCATGAACGGCAGCAAGGTCCTGACCCTCCGGCGTCGCCTCCACGACCGGCGCGGGCGAGCGGTCGCCCACCGTGAGAGCGCGCTGCAGGAGCAGCTCTGGGACGACGAGTGGACTCGCGTCTTCGGCGACTCGACCTTCGACCACGTGATCGACTTCAGCGGCTACAGCCCCTTCTGGGCCACCCTCCTCCTGCACGCCCCCGGCGCGCGCACCGCCATGTGGCTGCACAACGACCTGGTCAGCGAGGTCAACCGGGTCGTGAACGGCAAGCGCCGGATGCGCTTCTCGATGCCGGCGGTCTTCGCCCACTACGACCAGTACGACTCCCTCGTCGCGGTGTCCAGGAGCCTCGCGGAGATCAACCGCCGCCGCCTCGTCGAGTACACCGGTCGGCCGCTGGAGGTGGGCTACGCCCGCAACCTCCTCGATCCCGCCCGCGACGCGGAACGCGCCGCCGTCGACCTGCTCGACGTTCCCTTCCCCGTCACCGCCGCCGACCGCGAGGAGGGTCTCGACCGGCCACCGGTCGTCCCCGCGTGGGCACGGGAGCTCGCCGACAAGGGCGACTCGATCTGGTTCGTGACGGTCGGGCGCTTCTCCGAGGAGAAGAACCAGGCTCGCCTCCTGCGCGCGTTCGCCCGCGTGCACGCCGAGGACGCCCGCACGCGGCTGCTCCTGATCGGCCACGGCGCCCTCCGCAGCGAGCTGGAGGCGCAGGTCGACGAGCTGGGGCTCGCCGACGTCGCGCACGTCGTCGGCCCGCTCGAGAACCCGCTCCCGGCGGTCCGAGCCTCCGACTGCTTCGTGCTGTCCAGCCTCTACGAGGGGCAGCCGATGGTGCTCCTGGAGGCCGCGGCGCTCGATCTGCCGATCGTGTCGGTCGAGTTCGAGTCGGTGCGCGACGCGCTCCCCGCGGGCAGCATCCACGTCGTCGCGCAGGAGGACGACGCCCTCGCCGACGGGATGCGCGCCTTCCTCCGCGGCGAGGTGCCGCCCGCGCACCTCGACGAGGCCGCGTACAACGTCGAGGCGCTCGGAGAGTTCTTCCGGGCCACCGGCATCGCCGCCCCCTCCCCGGCCGCGGGGGAGTCCGACCGGTGA
- a CDS encoding glycosyltransferase family 39 protein: protein MTVRRIAPLVGAFATILSMVGSWIPSLWGDEAASVMSAQRSIPSLLTMLTHVDAVHGSYYLGLHAWIDLYGASPFVVRIPPAIAVGVAVAGVVMLVGELATTRLAVIAGLVTSILPRVTYMGEETRAYAFSAAFVVWATWLLVRLLRAERPGRRWWIAYAAVFLLGVYSFLYVGLFVVVHGVVVLTTRRDGRFVRRWAAAIVAVVVLASPLLVLGYLERAQIAFLEQQDNITFQSMTVGLWFGNAWFAALAWLLIVVAVVAAVVRVRRDGWPRREERPSLTFVALLWLLVPAVILVVASLVKASFTSRYMSYSAPAAGILMAIGIETLARAGWRRMLGAVVLVAAAVAPIYVSQRTPYSKNESDWAVISSTVAAHAKPGDAIVFDDDARPSRRPRLALHTYPAGFAGLDDVTLKTPFTRSDTWYDRTYSVETALAQGKFDGHDRVFVVEYVRGGTVDTYGLADLKAAGYAVRATYPTHSSRILELVRSGS from the coding sequence GTGACCGTCCGCCGCATCGCGCCCCTCGTCGGCGCCTTCGCCACGATCCTGTCGATGGTGGGCTCCTGGATCCCGTCGCTCTGGGGAGACGAGGCCGCCAGCGTCATGTCGGCGCAGCGCTCGATCCCGAGCCTGCTGACGATGCTCACGCACGTCGACGCCGTCCACGGCTCCTACTACCTCGGCCTCCACGCCTGGATCGACCTCTACGGAGCCTCCCCGTTCGTGGTGCGGATCCCGCCGGCGATCGCCGTGGGCGTCGCGGTCGCCGGGGTCGTGATGCTCGTGGGCGAGCTCGCGACGACGCGCCTGGCCGTCATCGCGGGGCTCGTGACGAGCATCCTGCCCCGCGTCACCTACATGGGCGAGGAGACCCGGGCGTACGCGTTCAGCGCCGCGTTCGTCGTCTGGGCGACCTGGCTGCTCGTGCGGCTGCTGCGTGCCGAGAGGCCCGGGCGGCGCTGGTGGATCGCCTACGCCGCGGTGTTCCTCCTGGGTGTCTACAGCTTCCTCTACGTCGGCCTCTTCGTCGTCGTGCACGGCGTCGTCGTCCTGACGACGCGGCGAGACGGACGGTTCGTCCGGCGCTGGGCGGCCGCCATCGTCGCCGTCGTCGTGCTGGCGTCGCCGCTCCTCGTCCTCGGCTATCTGGAGCGGGCGCAGATCGCCTTCCTCGAGCAGCAGGACAACATCACGTTCCAGTCGATGACCGTGGGCCTCTGGTTCGGCAACGCCTGGTTCGCCGCCCTGGCGTGGCTGCTCATCGTGGTGGCGGTGGTCGCCGCGGTCGTCCGCGTGCGCCGCGACGGGTGGCCCCGACGCGAGGAGCGTCCGTCGCTGACGTTCGTCGCCCTCCTGTGGCTGCTCGTGCCGGCCGTGATCCTCGTCGTCGCCTCGCTCGTGAAGGCGTCGTTCACCAGCCGCTACATGTCGTACTCGGCTCCGGCCGCGGGCATCCTGATGGCGATCGGCATCGAGACGCTGGCGCGGGCCGGCTGGCGCAGGATGCTCGGCGCGGTCGTCCTCGTCGCGGCCGCCGTCGCCCCCATCTACGTCTCGCAGCGCACCCCCTACTCGAAGAACGAGAGCGACTGGGCGGTCATCAGCTCGACGGTCGCCGCTCACGCGAAGCCGGGAGACGCCATCGTCTTCGACGACGACGCGCGGCCCTCGCGACGCCCCCGGCTCGCGCTCCACACCTATCCGGCCGGATTCGCGGGGCTGGACGACGTCACCCTGAAGACGCCGTTCACGCGCTCGGACACCTGGTACGACCGCACCTACTCGGTGGAGACGGCGCTCGCGCAGGGGAAGTTCGACGGCCACGACCGCGTCTTCGTCGTCGAGTACGTCCGCGGCGGCACCGTCGACACCTACGGCCTCGCCGACCTGAAGGCGGCCGGCTACGCCGTGCGCGCGACCTATCCGACCCACAGCAGCCGCATCCTGGAGCTGGTCCGCTCGGGGTCCTGA
- a CDS encoding NADP-dependent oxidoreductase — MKAVRYHEVGGPEVLRIEEIDVPTPSAGQVRLRVAASAFNAADNGMRQGLLPIPVVLPHVPGYDVSGTVDALGEAVEGLSVGDRVVGFLPMDRDGGAADYVVVPAEAVVATPTSVPLADAAALPSVALTAWQALFDEGRLEAGQTVLVVGAGGVVGKYAIQLAKRVGAHVVATASPRSLEAVRTAGADEIVDHTRSDLLTAVTAPVDVLLNLAPLEAERFAALVVLVRDGGRVVSTTAYMATPGDEARGVSASTVFVRPNRARLAEIVSLVDSGALIVEVSRRIPLGELPALHAEAAAGSVAGKVVVLPA, encoded by the coding sequence ATGAAGGCAGTGCGGTACCACGAGGTCGGCGGTCCCGAGGTGCTCCGGATCGAGGAGATCGACGTGCCGACGCCGTCCGCGGGCCAGGTGCGGCTCCGCGTGGCAGCCTCGGCCTTCAATGCCGCCGACAACGGGATGCGCCAGGGGCTCCTGCCGATCCCGGTGGTGCTGCCGCACGTCCCCGGCTACGACGTCTCGGGCACCGTGGACGCTCTCGGCGAAGCGGTCGAGGGTCTCTCCGTGGGCGACCGGGTCGTCGGCTTCCTGCCGATGGATCGCGACGGGGGAGCGGCGGACTACGTGGTCGTTCCGGCCGAGGCCGTGGTCGCGACCCCGACGAGCGTTCCGCTGGCCGACGCCGCGGCGTTGCCCTCGGTCGCGCTGACGGCGTGGCAGGCGCTCTTCGACGAGGGCCGGCTCGAGGCGGGTCAGACGGTCCTCGTCGTCGGAGCGGGTGGCGTCGTCGGCAAGTACGCGATCCAGCTGGCGAAGCGGGTGGGTGCCCATGTCGTCGCGACCGCGAGCCCGCGCAGCCTCGAGGCCGTGCGGACCGCCGGTGCCGACGAGATCGTCGACCACACCCGGTCCGACCTGCTGACGGCCGTGACCGCCCCGGTCGACGTCCTGCTGAACCTCGCGCCGCTCGAGGCGGAGCGCTTCGCCGCCCTCGTGGTGCTCGTCCGCGACGGCGGCCGGGTCGTCAGCACGACGGCCTACATGGCGACCCCCGGCGACGAGGCCCGCGGCGTGAGCGCGTCGACCGTCTTCGTCCGCCCGAATCGCGCCCGCCTCGCCGAGATCGTGTCCCTCGTCGACAGCGGTGCCCTCATCGTCGAGGTCTCGCGCCGCATCCCGCTCGGCGAGCTGCCGGCGCTTCACGCGGAGGCTGCGGCGGGGTCGGTCGCCGGCAAGGTCGTCGTCCTCCCCGCCTGA
- a CDS encoding MarR family winged helix-turn-helix transcriptional regulator, translated as MTDAPTPLSSKQLEAYFALTEVSSLLRHSVEKQLRDDGGLSYVQFHVLARLGDDPDGRQRMTDLADGVVYSRSGLTYQAQVLDERGLVTRAPSPDDERSTIVTITDAGRAVLATVFPGHVEVVRSHLFAALSDDDVDDLVRILGRAAGRLRAAPPRSAAGRRRV; from the coding sequence ATGACGGATGCGCCGACACCCCTGTCCTCGAAGCAGCTCGAGGCCTACTTCGCGCTCACCGAGGTCAGCAGCCTCCTGCGTCACTCCGTCGAGAAGCAGCTCCGCGACGACGGCGGGCTCAGCTACGTCCAGTTCCACGTCCTCGCACGCCTGGGTGATGACCCCGATGGACGGCAGCGCATGACCGACCTCGCCGATGGTGTGGTCTACAGCCGCAGCGGGCTGACGTACCAGGCGCAGGTGCTCGACGAGCGCGGCCTCGTCACCCGCGCGCCCTCCCCGGACGACGAACGGAGCACGATCGTCACGATCACCGATGCCGGCCGCGCCGTCCTCGCGACCGTCTTCCCCGGTCACGTCGAGGTCGTTCGGAGCCACCTGTTCGCGGCTCTGTCGGACGACGACGTCGACGATCTCGTGCGCATCCTCGGCCGGGCGGCGGGTCGCCTCCGCGCCGCTCCGCCGCGCTCGGCCGCAGGCCGTCGGCGAGTCTGA
- a CDS encoding COG4705 family protein, with amino-acid sequence MTRLSPATARAAVGTVSTVPEVTALFWIVKVLTTGTGETTSDFLVTHVDPVAGVGLGFVGFVVAMVLQFRARRYVPAVYWFAVVMVSVFGTMCADVLHVVIGVPYVASAVGFAVVLAAVFLVWRRTEGTLAIHSITTRRREVFYWLTVLSTFALGTAVGDLTATSLHLGYLASGLLFAVVMAIPAALHRGRMLGPIAAFWFAYVVTRPLGASFADWMGVSHARGGLAWGTGPVSLALLAVIVVLVAVLARRERSVPGPSAVE; translated from the coding sequence ATGACCCGCCTCTCCCCCGCGACCGCGCGCGCCGCCGTCGGAACCGTCAGCACCGTGCCCGAGGTCACCGCCCTGTTCTGGATCGTCAAGGTCCTCACGACCGGCACGGGCGAGACGACGAGCGACTTCCTCGTGACCCACGTCGATCCGGTGGCCGGTGTCGGCCTGGGCTTCGTCGGATTCGTCGTCGCCATGGTGCTCCAGTTCCGCGCCCGACGGTACGTCCCGGCGGTCTACTGGTTCGCGGTCGTGATGGTCAGCGTCTTCGGCACCATGTGCGCCGACGTCCTGCACGTCGTGATCGGCGTGCCCTACGTCGCGTCGGCCGTCGGGTTCGCGGTCGTCCTCGCCGCGGTCTTCCTCGTCTGGCGCCGCACGGAGGGCACGCTCGCGATCCACAGCATCACGACGAGGCGCCGCGAGGTCTTCTACTGGCTCACCGTCCTGTCGACGTTCGCCCTCGGGACCGCGGTCGGCGATCTGACGGCGACGAGCCTCCATCTCGGCTACCTGGCGTCGGGCCTCCTGTTCGCCGTCGTCATGGCGATTCCCGCGGCTCTCCACCGGGGCAGGATGCTCGGGCCGATCGCCGCCTTCTGGTTCGCGTACGTCGTCACGCGGCCCCTCGGCGCGTCGTTCGCCGACTGGATGGGCGTCTCGCACGCGCGCGGCGGTCTCGCGTGGGGCACGGGCCCGGTGAGCCTGGCGCTCCTCGCCGTCATCGTCGTGCTCGTCGCCGTCCTCGCTCGCCGGGAGCGCAGCGTTCCGGGGCCGTCCGCCGTAGAGTGA
- a CDS encoding LysM peptidoglycan-binding domain-containing protein — protein MKSFTRSRALFGGAALVALTAGGLTLAAAPANAAPASTWDALAQCESGGNWAIDTGNGFSGGLQFTQSTWAANGGTGSPAAASRATQISVAERVLASQGWGAWPACSAKLGLSGTAGAAPAAPAPAAPAAPAPQAAPARQQAAPAPTARRAAPVATSGKTYTVASGDTLATIAGKLGVSGGWEKLADANTSTVSDPNLIFPGQVLQLPA, from the coding sequence ATGAAGTCATTCACCCGTTCGCGCGCCCTCTTCGGAGGCGCCGCTCTCGTCGCCCTGACCGCCGGAGGGCTCACCCTCGCGGCGGCACCCGCCAACGCTGCTCCCGCCTCCACCTGGGACGCCCTCGCCCAGTGCGAGAGCGGCGGCAACTGGGCCATCGACACCGGCAACGGTTTCTCCGGCGGCCTCCAGTTCACGCAGAGCACCTGGGCCGCCAACGGCGGGACCGGCTCGCCTGCGGCCGCCAGCCGCGCGACGCAGATCAGCGTCGCCGAGCGCGTCCTCGCCTCGCAGGGCTGGGGCGCCTGGCCGGCGTGCTCGGCCAAGCTGGGACTCAGCGGGACCGCAGGAGCCGCGCCCGCTGCTCCTGCGCCCGCTGCCCCCGCGGCGCCCGCGCCGCAGGCCGCACCCGCGCGGCAGCAGGCCGCCCCGGCCCCGACGGCCCGTCGTGCCGCGCCCGTCGCGACGAGCGGCAAGACCTACACCGTCGCCTCGGGCGACACGCTCGCCACCATCGCCGGCAAGCTCGGCGTCTCGGGTGGGTGGGAGAAGCTGGCCGACGCCAACACGTCGACCGTCAGCGACCCGAACCTGATCTTCCCGGGTCAGGTCCTGCAGCTCCCGGCGTAG